In one Vicinamibacterales bacterium genomic region, the following are encoded:
- a CDS encoding YwiC-like family protein translates to MPLWPKEHGAYGQLAGPLVTGLAVSGPTWPGGLAALAVVAGFLAHEPWLVLRGARGSRARREQAAEARVWLAAALSTACGAGLAAVALAPPAARWTFLAPAVPALVVAAELARGREKSAIAEAAVALALSLTAVPLATAAGRGVAVGLAVAVPFALVFVGSTFAVRTVTLAAHGAGAGAVALSRLIALAVLLSGSAGLGWAVTSGRLPAASLAAAAPGVLLGTAVAWAPPPPRRLRDIGWALMGVVVFAAGVLIAAR, encoded by the coding sequence ATGCCGCTCTGGCCGAAGGAGCACGGCGCCTACGGGCAGCTGGCCGGGCCGCTCGTCACGGGCCTCGCCGTGAGCGGTCCGACCTGGCCGGGCGGACTGGCCGCCCTCGCCGTCGTGGCCGGCTTTCTCGCGCACGAGCCCTGGCTCGTGCTGCGCGGCGCGCGGGGCTCGCGCGCCCGCCGCGAGCAGGCGGCCGAGGCGCGGGTGTGGCTGGCGGCGGCACTCTCGACCGCGTGCGGGGCCGGCCTGGCCGCCGTCGCCCTCGCGCCGCCGGCCGCGCGGTGGACGTTCCTGGCGCCCGCGGTCCCGGCCCTCGTGGTGGCCGCCGAACTGGCGCGAGGTCGCGAGAAGAGCGCGATCGCCGAAGCCGCCGTCGCCCTGGCGCTCTCCCTGACCGCCGTTCCGCTCGCGACGGCCGCCGGCCGGGGCGTGGCAGTCGGGCTCGCGGTGGCCGTGCCGTTCGCGCTGGTGTTCGTGGGATCCACCTTCGCGGTCCGGACGGTCACGCTCGCCGCGCACGGCGCCGGCGCCGGAGCGGTCGCGCTGTCGCGCCTCATCGCCCTCGCCGTCCTGCTGAGCGGCTCGGCGGGCCTCGGCTGGGCCGTGACGTCCGGACGCCTGCCGGCGGCGTCGCTGGCGGCCGCGGCGCCCGGCGTGCTGCTCGGCACGGCCGTCGCGTGGGCGCCCCCGCCGCCCCGCCGGCTTCGCGACATCGGCTGGGCGCTGATGGGCGTCGTCGTGTTCGCCGCCGGGGTGCTGATCGCGGCGCGCTGA
- a CDS encoding FAD-dependent oxidoreductase — protein MHRRHVITTGSAAVIGFGLAGCRPAAPPRLAPAAAPRPPLQLATPRIGLDRVIRTTVGLRPHRDGGFVLRADRLDDKVVVHNYGHGGAGMSLAWGCGVLVADLAQPAGAGRIAVIGCGSPGLSTAIQLQRRGYDVTIYAATVPPDTTSNRSWAGFTPTTALIEPDRRTPAWDAQFRAAAEISYQQLQTMVGPRYGVYWIDAYNATDAPEGGGGNERERDLVPDILRPNRNREVLGPGEHPFPTPYAIRTSNLAIEPSIYMQALVDDFRAAGGRIVIRRFESRRDLMALSERVVVNCTGLGSFSLFDDKELVPIKGQLTFMIPQPELNYRVSSRAANGGNAGLNPRRDGIVVGNSQEPGVWSLDVNEETLMRNVEAAVAFVAGMRSPAPGARLTRSEAPSPAPAAAAFYDWGQ, from the coding sequence ATGCACCGACGCCACGTGATCACCACCGGATCGGCCGCCGTGATCGGGTTCGGCCTGGCGGGCTGCCGGCCCGCCGCGCCTCCGCGCCTGGCCCCGGCCGCCGCCCCACGCCCGCCGCTGCAGCTGGCCACGCCGCGGATCGGCCTCGACCGCGTGATCCGGACGACGGTGGGGCTCCGGCCCCACCGCGACGGCGGGTTCGTGCTCCGGGCCGACCGGCTGGACGACAAGGTCGTCGTGCACAACTACGGACACGGCGGCGCGGGGATGTCGCTCGCGTGGGGCTGCGGCGTCCTCGTGGCCGACCTCGCGCAGCCCGCCGGCGCGGGCCGGATCGCCGTCATCGGCTGCGGATCGCCCGGCCTGAGCACGGCCATTCAGCTGCAGCGGCGGGGCTACGACGTGACCATCTACGCGGCCACGGTGCCGCCCGACACGACGTCGAACCGCTCCTGGGCGGGCTTCACGCCGACCACCGCGCTCATCGAACCCGATCGACGCACGCCGGCCTGGGACGCGCAGTTCCGCGCCGCCGCCGAGATCTCCTACCAGCAGCTGCAGACGATGGTCGGCCCGCGCTACGGCGTGTACTGGATCGACGCCTACAACGCCACCGATGCCCCCGAAGGCGGCGGCGGCAACGAGCGGGAACGCGACCTGGTCCCCGACATCCTCAGGCCGAACCGCAATCGGGAGGTGCTCGGGCCGGGCGAGCACCCGTTCCCCACGCCCTACGCCATCCGCACGTCGAACCTGGCCATCGAGCCCTCGATCTACATGCAGGCGCTCGTGGACGACTTCCGCGCGGCCGGCGGCCGGATCGTGATCCGGCGCTTCGAGAGCCGTCGGGATCTGATGGCGCTCTCGGAGCGGGTCGTCGTCAACTGCACCGGCCTCGGATCGTTCTCGCTCTTCGACGACAAGGAGCTGGTGCCGATCAAGGGGCAGCTCACGTTCATGATTCCGCAGCCCGAGCTGAACTACCGCGTGTCGTCGCGGGCCGCGAATGGCGGGAACGCCGGCCTGAATCCCCGGCGGGACGGCATCGTGGTGGGCAACTCGCAGGAGCCGGGCGTCTGGTCGCTCGACGTCAACGAAGAGACCCTGATGCGCAACGTCGAGGCAGCCGTGGCGTTCGTCGCTGGCATGCGATCCCCGGCGCCAGGCGCCAGGCTGACGCGCTCGGAAGCACCCTCGCCGGCGCCGGCGGCGGCCGCGTTCTACGACTGGGGTCAGTAG
- a CDS encoding adenosylhomocysteinase — translation MTDDALGQQRVEWAFAHMPVMQRLRDDFARERPFDGLTVAICLHLEPKTANLGLTIKAGGATVVMCPSNPLSTQDSTVAYLQQHLTCFGRRGESPEAYRRHFHETLDHRPDLIVDDGAQLLSTLHRERRELLDRVIGLSEETTGGVSIIRAIERKEGLRFPCLGVNTGLMKHLFDNRHGTGQSTVEGLLVATNLTVCGKVVTVAGYGWVGKGVALRMRGLGAEVIVTEVDPAKALDARMEGFRVMRMMEAAPLSDVVITTTGGLHVVDVPHLAVLKDGCLLANVGHFNREINIPALRAGAAAVREARRDVEEFTLADGRRIFLLANGELVNIAVGQGHPAEIMDMTFALQLLGPRYLVEQRGRLAPAFHAVPQEMDDAVARLKLETLGIAIDARTPEQTAYDDYY, via the coding sequence ATGACGGACGACGCGCTCGGCCAGCAACGTGTGGAGTGGGCGTTCGCCCACATGCCGGTCATGCAGCGGCTGCGTGACGATTTCGCCCGCGAACGGCCGTTCGACGGGCTCACCGTCGCCATCTGCCTGCACCTCGAGCCGAAGACCGCCAACCTGGGACTCACGATCAAGGCCGGCGGCGCCACGGTCGTGATGTGCCCGAGCAACCCGCTCTCCACCCAGGACTCGACCGTCGCCTACCTGCAGCAGCACCTCACGTGTTTCGGCCGCCGGGGCGAGAGCCCGGAGGCCTACCGCCGGCACTTCCACGAGACCCTGGACCACCGGCCGGACCTCATCGTGGACGACGGCGCGCAGCTGCTCTCCACGCTGCACCGGGAGCGGCGGGAGCTGCTGGACCGGGTCATCGGGCTGTCCGAGGAAACGACGGGCGGCGTCAGCATCATCCGGGCCATCGAGCGGAAGGAGGGCCTCCGCTTCCCGTGCCTGGGCGTCAACACGGGGCTCATGAAGCACCTCTTCGACAACCGCCACGGCACCGGCCAGAGCACGGTCGAGGGGCTGCTCGTGGCCACGAACCTCACGGTGTGCGGCAAGGTCGTGACGGTGGCCGGTTACGGCTGGGTGGGGAAGGGCGTGGCGCTCCGGATGCGCGGTCTCGGCGCCGAGGTCATCGTCACGGAGGTGGATCCCGCCAAGGCGCTCGATGCCCGGATGGAGGGCTTCCGCGTGATGCGGATGATGGAGGCCGCGCCGCTCTCCGACGTCGTCATCACCACCACGGGCGGGCTGCACGTGGTGGACGTGCCGCACCTGGCCGTCCTGAAGGACGGCTGCCTCCTGGCCAACGTCGGCCACTTCAATCGCGAGATCAACATCCCGGCGCTCCGCGCGGGCGCCGCCGCGGTACGCGAGGCCAGGCGCGACGTGGAAGAGTTCACGCTGGCCGACGGCCGCCGGATCTTCCTGCTCGCCAACGGCGAGCTCGTGAACATCGCGGTCGGGCAGGGCCATCCGGCCGAGATCATGGACATGACCTTCGCGCTGCAACTGCTCGGCCCGCGCTACCTGGTCGAACAGCGCGGCCGCCTCGCCCCCGCCTTCCACGCCGTGCCGCAGGAGATGGACGACGCGGTGGCGCGGCTGAAGCTCGAGACGCTCGGCATCGCCATCGACGCGCGCACCCCCGAGCAGACCGCCTACGACGACTACTACTGA
- a CDS encoding MBL fold metallo-hydrolase, with translation MPRALVLGLLATLGGLTIAVSALQAPAPSAAALAATKIEKVKDNLYVITGSSPTPRDTFSGGNTGVFITDRGVVVVDTKLANWGPTIMERIRTVTDKPVVTVINTHTHGDHTGSNEFFGASVESVVQENTKANMARMDAFKGDKAQFLPKRTYKDRLTLGSGKDQMDLYYFGPGHTNGDTFVVYTALRTMQAGDMFPWKDAPFIDRSNGGSGREWPLSLKKLLDTVKNVDTVIGGHQPVAGWKDVATFQMFLTDLYAQTSAAHKAGKTPEQAAADKAWMSKYPGYDSTRLVAAVQAIYDELNGK, from the coding sequence ATGCCACGCGCACTCGTCCTCGGACTCCTCGCGACCCTCGGCGGGCTGACCATCGCCGTCTCGGCCCTGCAGGCACCGGCGCCCTCCGCAGCCGCGCTCGCCGCCACCAAGATCGAAAAGGTCAAGGACAACCTGTACGTCATCACGGGCTCGAGCCCGACGCCGCGCGACACCTTCAGCGGCGGGAACACGGGCGTCTTCATCACCGATCGCGGGGTCGTCGTGGTGGATACGAAGCTGGCCAACTGGGGGCCGACGATCATGGAGCGCATCCGCACCGTGACCGACAAGCCCGTCGTCACCGTGATCAATACGCACACCCACGGCGATCACACCGGCAGCAACGAGTTCTTCGGGGCGTCGGTGGAGAGCGTGGTGCAGGAGAACACGAAGGCGAACATGGCGCGGATGGACGCCTTCAAGGGCGACAAGGCGCAGTTCCTGCCGAAGCGCACGTACAAGGACCGGTTGACGCTCGGGTCGGGCAAGGACCAGATGGACCTCTACTACTTCGGTCCCGGCCACACCAACGGCGACACGTTCGTGGTCTACACGGCCCTGCGCACGATGCAGGCCGGCGACATGTTCCCGTGGAAGGACGCGCCGTTCATCGACAGGAGCAACGGCGGGAGCGGGCGTGAGTGGCCCTTGTCGCTCAAGAAGCTGCTCGACACGGTGAAGAACGTGGACACCGTGATCGGCGGGCACCAGCCGGTGGCCGGCTGGAAGGACGTGGCGACGTTCCAGATGTTCCTGACCGACCTGTACGCGCAGACGAGCGCCGCGCACAAGGCCGGCAAGACGCCCGAACAGGCCGCGGCCGACAAGGCCTGGATGAGCAAGTACCCGGGCTACGACTCCACGCGCCTCGTCGCGGCGGTCCAGGCCATCTACGACGAGCTGAACGGGAAGTAG